Below is a genomic region from Panthera tigris isolate Pti1 chromosome E1, P.tigris_Pti1_mat1.1, whole genome shotgun sequence.
CAAGAAGATTGGGGTTTGCCGGGGGTTTCCCAGGAGGCTCTGATCCTTGCAGTTTTTGCCGATAAGTCCCTGCCTGGGCTGCCCTGGGGatctcctctgcctcctgtccCAGTCCAGCTGAGTGGGACCCCTCACCATCTCTGTCCATTCCAAGGGTGGGTGGTTCTCCCCCCACTTCCACTCTCTTGGAGCTGGGGGTGATGCTCTGCCTtccacttccccaccccctgcccaggctCTTACCGCCCCTCCTACGAAGAGATGCTGAGATTCTATAGCTACTACAAGCAAGCTACCATGGGGCCCTGCCTCGTCCCCCGGCCTGGGTTCTGGGACCCAATAGGACGATATAAGTGGTGAGCCCCCTACCCACCGAGCAAACAAGCCTCAGCTGTCAACCAGCCTCTCACAGCGCTCTGCCCCCCAGGGATGCCTGGAACAGCCTGGGCAAGATGAGCAGGGAGGAAGCCATGTCTGCCTACATCACTGAGATGAAGCTGGTGGCACAGAAGGTAGGGAGAGGCTGCAGGCGTCTTTCTATCCCCAAGGTCCCAGCTAGGTGGCCTATCTTCTACCCTTCCAGGGCTGACCCCCATTAGGTTTCCTGCACATTGACACCCCTGTGGGAATTACTACCTACATGCCATCTCTCTAACCCTGCTTGTCTCTTGTCCCTGACTGGGCACAGGGTGGAGGGGACCCAGTTCAAGTGGGATAGGAGGACAGTGGTAGGAGGGGCAGGCCCCTGTCCAACAGACACCCTGCCCCACAGGTGATTGACACGGTGCCCCTGGGCGAGGTGGCAGAGGACATGTTTGCTTACTTCGAGCCCCTGTACCAGGTGATCCCTGATATGCCGAGGCCCCCGGAAACCTTCCTGAGAAGGGTCACAGGTCAGGCCCCCAGGTTGGGAGCTCCACAAGTGCTGAGTGAACTTTCTGAGGTCCAGGCGGAGGGGGCTGCTCAGGTGGAGGGGGATTTGGGGGTAGAGGGCTCCAGGTGACGTCCCTGTAGACACTCCAACCAGCGCCCCTGAGGGAGTGGGTCTCAGGGAGAGCCCATGGCTCATGAAGAGCAGGGGCTGATCTCACTGGGAAGCTCCAGCCTTttcccagccccacctctgggTGCCATGTCTCAGCAGGTTGGAAAGAGCAGGCACTGAATGGAGATGCCAGGGCTGCCCCAGAgcttccctgcccccccaggGAACCAGCACTCCCAAATCCAGGTCAGTgcctggggggagggacagacagccAAAGccagagggtgggtggggagcttCCAGTGGGGTGGGTAAGGGGAGAAGGCTGGATGGCACACCTCATTCATGCCCACAGACACTGAGACCTCCTGTGCTTGCAAAGGCCAGGGGGCAGGTTCTGGGACCCTGGTTCCAGGACCTCACTTCTGGGACCCATCTATGCCTCCCATGGCAGTATCTCTCGTGTTCCCAGAGCAGGTGCCTTTACTCCTTGAACACCCCTCGCCTTTTTCCATAGCCCCCGTCTTGTCACCAGTGTCACCTATCCCCTCCCCAGAGTCCCAGCCACCTAGGGACCTGGACTCCGAGGTTTTCTGTGATTCCCTGGAGCAGCTGGAACCTGAGCTGGTGAGACTACCCCTCAttccctgccttccccaccccactgtgCCCTGGCTGCCCTACTCCCACCCTTGGATCTTGTGACTCCTCTCAGCAGGTCTGGACAGAGCAGAAGGGAGCCCCTGGAGGAGAGCCTGACACCAGAAACAGCTCCACGCTCCCCGCAGAGAAAGGTGAGCCCTTGTCTGACCCTTCACCCGCTTCTGCCATTCCCTGTGATTCTGGTGCCCCAGGCTTTCCCCTGACTGCCCTCTTGGGGCAGAGGTGAAAGTCCAGCACCGGGCACTTGCCAGCCAGCCAGACACCAGCCTGGATGGGCAAAGTCCCTGCCCGGCCCCATCTTTGTAGGCCTCCCATTGGGGACTGTCAAAGGACAATGATTTCGGCCCAATCCCCTTCTAGGATTTCCGTACGTGCCGTGTCCCTTAAGggcattttcataaatattatctCCTTTATTCCTCTGAGTAAGCAGCCCTGTGAAGGCAATGACATTTCCCCCTAACTTTCAGGAGacaaaaatgaggctcagagaagcttcTGACTTGGccacagtcacacagctgagTGGCGgtgctgggattcaaacccctgGCAGCCCATCACTCAGCCACATGGATGGATTTTATAGAAATCACAGTTGGTACAAGGGATCGCCCTCTACTATTAATTTGCCCAGACCTGCCCCAGCCTGCCACCACCTTGTCCCTAGCTGAGTTGCCTCCTGAGTCcccttccctgtgtgtctgtgctcTGCAGAGGGCAGCCTGCTGGGGCCCCAGGAATTGGACACGTGGCTGGTGGGGACAGTTCGGGCGCTGCAGGAGAGCATGCGGGATGTCCAGGGTAGACTGCAGAACCTGGAGAGCCTGCCCAGCGTCGTCGAGCAGGTGAGCcgcccccagggcccagggcaagATAGAGGCAGAACTCCAAGGCTCTCTGTTCTGGGCTCCTCGTGGAGCCACTTCTGTCTTTCGTCCTAACTCCCCACCTGCCCACACCTCTGCCTTCTCCAGAGTGGTGTGGTTCTCCGTTGCAGGCAGGGCAGTCAGGGGGACTGAAGCGCTTCCACCCTGGAAGGGAGAATGGGGGAGGCCCTCCTTTCCTGCTCTTGCCGGAATAGAAACTGAACATGAGCACTAATTCCAACAGTTTGGAAGGCCAGGACGTGCCTGCTCTTTgcactggggctggggggggcccTGTTGCCAGATTTAGGGTTTGCTCCCAAGTGGCTCAGCCCtcgtgcccctccctccctcccctctactCCTAGATCTGCTTGGCCCTCACACCTCTGCTTCTGAGCTCCTGCAGCATCAGTCACTGCCACCAGTCGGAGCCCCAACTGAGTGCCAAACAAATGCGTacttcattatctcatttaatccgcACAGCCCTAGGAActagctttgcttttcatttcccttttccagaagaggaaaccaagtgTCTGAGAGGCTGGGTAATTCACCTGAGGGCACACAGCCCAGAGGAACCTCACAGAGCTGCTGTGAGGCTTAGATGAGGCAATGTCCACCACACttcaattactattattattattcacatcCAGTGACGGAGCTGAGAGCAGCCTCGGGTCTGTCTCCCTCCAAAGCTGGGACTCCCCATTGACGGAGTAGGTCTGTTCTTGAGAAGcctggggtggtgggggcaggaaaCGGCTAAATTGCTGGACGTGGGGGATCACCTGGGTGACCCTGAATCCCCTTGACACAGTGGGTGTCAGCCAGGGTGGCAGGAATTTCCTCAGACCCATCTTTCAACGCCCACCCCCgcaaggctttatttatttattttacttctaacTCATTTTATATGCTGAGGATTGTGAAGATTTCCACCCTGAAATAGCTGGTTTTCCAtctctaaaaataagaatattccaCTACCTAGCCCGAGAGGACAACATTTTAGCACACACTTCGTATCGTCACATCCCCAATCCAAATCGAAATCTCCCCAGCTGTCCCGAAATTGCCTTTTCCAGCTGCTCTGTCTGTCCAGTCCAGGCACATGTGCTGCGTGTGGCTTCTCCGTCCTTTAAGACTCCTTTAATCTAGACCGGTGCTTTCTCCTTGCTACTGACTTACTGAGACTGGGCCAGTGGTCCAGGAGAAGGTTCCCTTCAGGTCTCTCTGATTACATCCTCCTGGCCCGTTTACATGACCAGATCATGTCACATGTGATGCTCTGCACATCAGGGGACACATATCTGGATGTCCCACAGTTAATGATTCTAGCACGGCCCACTGGCGTGGATGAAGGAGGAGTGCCGGTCTGATCTCACTACTGTTAAGTCGTGTTTTCCTCTTGCCAGCCAGGGCATGTCCTGCTCCCCTGACCCCATTTGCCACGTGATTTTTGACAATTAATGGATAAGCCCTGCCTGGATcaataatttatttggaaaaaagaaacactgacttCTAAATTCTCTtattcctttaacatttattagGGTGACACTTTACTGTAGAGTTTCATCTAGGATTTCCCTGAAGTACAGCGCCTTATGGAAAGGCAGAATAAGTGCTTAATTCATTCTCTTTAATTACCTATCTTAAAGTAAGGAGTTGATTGAACAGCCACCTCAACAGTGACAAATTTCCAACTTTCTCTTTGAGTATCATTATGGACTAATGGATTTTAAAGATTCAGTCTCTCAATCAACTGAAATTATTCTTTGTGATGCTTAGACTGGCACAATTTTGGTCAATGGAGACCCTTTCAAGCAGGGTCCTATGTTCTTATAACATGATCTCACTAATCTTTAAAAGTTTCCTTGTTTTCTGGTACAAAATGTCCCACATTCACCTCTGCCTTCCCTGCTCGGGACCTGGAATTCGCcacttctccaaggagccctggctCCTTTTAGCAGAGAATGAGATTTAGAAGCTAAACTCTGAGCACCATTTGAAATATATGGCACATCCTTTATAATATTGGGTGTTCAGGCCACACCAACGGGGCCACTGCTTTGTGGCCCAGTACAAACAGCCTAGAAGCCATTCTCTCCACTGCGCAGCCCCTACAGGTCCCTTGGCACCTGGGATTGCCCTCAGAGGAGGATGCGGGAGGGCACTGGAGGTCAGCTGTCAGGGACACACTGGGAACCCCAGGAGCCTTTCCTTTCTAGTGGTGCAGATTCAGGGGTAGGGCCTTCCCTATCTCAGTTCTTGCGATCTTAGGGAGGCGCAACTCCCACTTAGCTCGGGAAGCAGGTTCCTAAGGAATTGCCCGGTCTGTGCCAAAGCCTGGGCCGGcccctgactccctccctctcggcAGCAGAGGACCCCGCCCGGTGCCCGGCCATGGCCCCTCAGGCTCTCGGGTCCCACGctgctcttcttcctcctgtGGCCCTTCATCGTCCAGTGGCTCTTCCGACAGTTTCGGACCCAGAAGAGGTGACTCTCAGTGGAGGGGTCTCTGTAGCCAACTGAGGTGGCTATGAGCCCCCTGTCCTGCTGTGCCCTGAGCCTTCCTAGGGTTTAGGAGAACAGCATTAACTCTGTGTTCCCACCATTCAGTGTTTGCCTCTGCACCGCTCCCTTATCGGGGGGCCATTTAAGAGCCCATCCTTCCCCGCGGCTTCACATGGACACCTTCTCCTCTCCCGCCCAaacacccaggctccctggtgaGGGTGCAGTAGTGGTGCACGTCCCGGGTTCTGAGTTGGCCGTGACTCGGGGGCGGGGCTGCCGGGTCTCAGCCtccgccctccccaccctctgggTCACCTGACTCTTCTCCCACCCCAGTCTCTCCCGGTGGAGGCCCAGCTCTTGGGCAAGTTGGGACTTGGGCCGGGGCCTGGAAGAACGATTGGCTGAGAGGCTGCGGGAGGAAGGCCAGGAGGCCCGGCcgagttgggggcaggggagtgagCTCCGTTTTGCTGgtctccctccccctgcacatACACACTCAGGACGTCTTCACGGAAGACTCACAAATGTTTCACTAAATAAAATAAGACCTTGATCTTCTGCCTTCTGGGTCCCCACGGAGTGAGGCGGGAAGCCGGGTCCGGGCGCGCAAGGCACAagtcttccctgccccacccccagtacCCCCGAGGACGGTCCCGAGAGGCGGGCGGCTTTCCCTCCTCCCGGGGCAGGAGACGGGAGCACTGGGGCCCTGGGCCCgaagggggcggggcggccgAGGGAGGGGAGCGGGGCCTACCGCCGCCACGGCCGGGGGGTGGGGCCATGTCGcgaccttcccccccccccccccgccccgtcggAGGGGGGCGTCTGGCGagctggggggtggtgggaggagaggaagccGGCGCCGGGACCGAAGGGCGGCTGCTCGCTGCCCTGTGCGCGGGCCGCAGGGAAGGGGCTTCGGGTCCCCGGCCCCGGAAGTGCCCACCGCCCGCTTCCCCCTCCTTAGCTGCTCGTTCCCGGTGTCCCCGCCCGTGACCTCCGCGCTCGGGCTTTCCCAGGGAACTTTCTGGAAGGCCAAGACCCAGCGGGAGCCTAGTCCCGCCCCACCCTgaggagtgggggcggggccgcTCCTTGGGAGCCCCCGTCGGGGTGGGCAGAGCGCCCGCGTGGGCACAGAGCTCCGGGTGACGCCCGCTGCTCGGGCCCCGAACTTATTTTTCTCATCGCCGGGCGGCCTTGGCCTCCTTCTGGTCTCCGACAGCCCTgtcgcccccgcccccaccccgtgcGGCCGCCCTGGCTCTAGCAGTGGCCTGTATTCGGTGGCGAATCCGCCACCCCGAGCGCCTCCTAGTG
It encodes:
- the ACBD4 gene encoding acyl-CoA-binding domain-containing protein 4 isoform X10 — its product is MGTENESPEPDCQKQFQAAVSVIQNLPKNGSYRPSYEEMLRFYSYYKQATMGPCLVPRPGFWDPIGRYKWDAWNSLGKMSREEAMSAYITEMKLVAQKVIDTVPLGEVAEDMFAYFEPLYQVIPDMPRPPETFLRRVTGWKEQALNGDARAAPELPCPPREPALPNPESQPPRDLDSEVFCDSLEQLEPELVWTEQKGAPGGEPDTRNSSTLPAEKEGSLLGPQELDTWLVGTVRALQESMRDVQGRLQNLESLPSVVEQRTPPGARPWPLRLSGPTLLFFLLWPFIVQWLFRQFRTQKR
- the ACBD4 gene encoding acyl-CoA-binding domain-containing protein 4 isoform X1 codes for the protein MGTENESPEPDCQKQFQAAVSVIQNLPKNGSYRPSYEEMLRFYSYYKQATMGPCLVPRPGFWDPIGRYKWDAWNSLGKMSREEAMSAYITEMKLVAQKVIDTVPLGEVAEDMFAYFEPLYQVIPDMPRPPETFLRRVTAGWKEQALNGDARAAPELPCPPREPALPNPAPVLSPVSPIPSPESQPPRDLDSEVFCDSLEQLEPELQVWTEQKGAPGGEPDTRNSSTLPAEKEGSLLGPQELDTWLVGTVRALQESMRDVQGRLQNLESLPSVVEQQRTPPGARPWPLRLSGPTLLFFLLWPFIVQWLFRQFRTQKR
- the ACBD4 gene encoding acyl-CoA-binding domain-containing protein 4 isoform X4 yields the protein MGTENESPEPDCQKQFQAAVSVIQNLPKNGSYRPSYEEMLRFYSYYKQATMGPCLVPRPGFWDPIGRYKWDAWNSLGKMSREEAMSAYITEMKLVAQKVIDTVPLGEVAEDMFAYFEPLYQVIPDMPRPPETFLRRVTAGWKEQALNGDARAAPELPCPPREPALPNPAPVLSPVSPIPSPESQPPRDLDSEVFCDSLEQLEPELVWTEQKGAPGGEPDTRNSSTLPAEKEGSLLGPQELDTWLVGTVRALQESMRDVQGRLQNLESLPSVVEQQRTPPGARPWPLRLSGPTLLFFLLWPFIVQWLFRQFRTQKR
- the ACBD4 gene encoding acyl-CoA-binding domain-containing protein 4 isoform X6 yields the protein MGTENESPEPDCQKQFQAAVSVIQNLPKNGSYRPSYEEMLRFYSYYKQATMGPCLVPRPGFWDPIGRYKWDAWNSLGKMSREEAMSAYITEMKLVAQKVIDTVPLGEVAEDMFAYFEPLYQVIPDMPRPPETFLRRVTAGWKEQALNGDARAAPELPCPPREPALPNPESQPPRDLDSEVFCDSLEQLEPELQVWTEQKGAPGGEPDTRNSSTLPAEKEGSLLGPQELDTWLVGTVRALQESMRDVQGRLQNLESLPSVVEQQRTPPGARPWPLRLSGPTLLFFLLWPFIVQWLFRQFRTQKR
- the ACBD4 gene encoding acyl-CoA-binding domain-containing protein 4 isoform X3, which encodes MGTENESPEPDCQKQFQAAVSVIQNLPKNGSYRPSYEEMLRFYSYYKQATMGPCLVPRPGFWDPIGRYKWDAWNSLGKMSREEAMSAYITEMKLVAQKVIDTVPLGEVAEDMFAYFEPLYQVIPDMPRPPETFLRRVTAGWKEQALNGDARAAPELPCPPREPALPNPAPVLSPVSPIPSPESQPPRDLDSEVFCDSLEQLEPELQVWTEQKGAPGGEPDTRNSSTLPAEKEGSLLGPQELDTWLVGTVRALQESMRDVQGRLQNLESLPSVVEQRTPPGARPWPLRLSGPTLLFFLLWPFIVQWLFRQFRTQKR
- the ACBD4 gene encoding acyl-CoA-binding domain-containing protein 4 isoform X2, which gives rise to MGTENESPEPDCQKQFQAAVSVIQNLPKNGSYRPSYEEMLRFYSYYKQATMGPCLVPRPGFWDPIGRYKWDAWNSLGKMSREEAMSAYITEMKLVAQKVIDTVPLGEVAEDMFAYFEPLYQVIPDMPRPPETFLRRVTGWKEQALNGDARAAPELPCPPREPALPNPAPVLSPVSPIPSPESQPPRDLDSEVFCDSLEQLEPELQVWTEQKGAPGGEPDTRNSSTLPAEKEGSLLGPQELDTWLVGTVRALQESMRDVQGRLQNLESLPSVVEQQRTPPGARPWPLRLSGPTLLFFLLWPFIVQWLFRQFRTQKR
- the ACBD4 gene encoding acyl-CoA-binding domain-containing protein 4 isoform X7, which gives rise to MGTENESPEPDCQKQFQAAVSVIQNLPKNGSYRPSYEEMLRFYSYYKQATMGPCLVPRPGFWDPIGRYKWDAWNSLGKMSREEAMSAYITEMKLVAQKVIDTVPLGEVAEDMFAYFEPLYQVIPDMPRPPETFLRRVTGWKEQALNGDARAAPELPCPPREPALPNPESQPPRDLDSEVFCDSLEQLEPELQVWTEQKGAPGGEPDTRNSSTLPAEKEGSLLGPQELDTWLVGTVRALQESMRDVQGRLQNLESLPSVVEQQRTPPGARPWPLRLSGPTLLFFLLWPFIVQWLFRQFRTQKR
- the ACBD4 gene encoding acyl-CoA-binding domain-containing protein 4 isoform X5; this encodes MGTENESPEPDCQKQFQAAVSVIQNLPKNGSYRPSYEEMLRFYSYYKQATMGPCLVPRPGFWDPIGRYKWDAWNSLGKMSREEAMSAYITEMKLVAQKVIDTVPLGEVAEDMFAYFEPLYQVIPDMPRPPETFLRRVTAGWKEQALNGDARAAPELPCPPREPALPNPAPVLSPVSPIPSPESQPPRDLDSEVFCDSLEQLEPELQVWTEQKGAPGGEPDTRNSSTLPAEKEGSLLGPQELDTWLVGTVRALQESMRDVQGRLQNLESLPSVVEQIMSHVMLCTSGDTYLDVPQLMILARPTGVDEGGVPV
- the ACBD4 gene encoding acyl-CoA-binding domain-containing protein 4 isoform X8; protein product: MGTENESPEPDCQKQFQAAVSVIQNLPKNGSYRPSYEEMLRFYSYYKQATMGPCLVPRPGFWDPIGRYKWDAWNSLGKMSREEAMSAYITEMKLVAQKVIDTVPLGEVAEDMFAYFEPLYQVIPDMPRPPETFLRRVTAGWKEQALNGDARAAPELPCPPREPALPNPESQPPRDLDSEVFCDSLEQLEPELVWTEQKGAPGGEPDTRNSSTLPAEKEGSLLGPQELDTWLVGTVRALQESMRDVQGRLQNLESLPSVVEQQRTPPGARPWPLRLSGPTLLFFLLWPFIVQWLFRQFRTQKR
- the ACBD4 gene encoding acyl-CoA-binding domain-containing protein 4 isoform X9; translated protein: MGTENESPEPDCQKQFQAAVSVIQNLPKNGSYRPSYEEMLRFYSYYKQATMGPCLVPRPGFWDPIGRYKWDAWNSLGKMSREEAMSAYITEMKLVAQKVIDTVPLGEVAEDMFAYFEPLYQVIPDMPRPPETFLRRVTGWKEQALNGDARAAPELPCPPREPALPNPESQPPRDLDSEVFCDSLEQLEPELVWTEQKGAPGGEPDTRNSSTLPAEKEGSLLGPQELDTWLVGTVRALQESMRDVQGRLQNLESLPSVVEQQRTPPGARPWPLRLSGPTLLFFLLWPFIVQWLFRQFRTQKR